One genomic window of Thalassoroseus pseudoceratinae includes the following:
- the guaB gene encoding IMP dehydrogenase: MQDRIAYRGVTFDDVLLEPAYSEVMPAEVTTQSRLSRHIPLNIPVISSPMDTVTESDMAVAMAQEGGIGIVHKNLSIEQQALEVDRVKRSEHGVIVDPVTLPPDASVGEAARIMDERNIGGVPITQNGVLKGILTRRDLRFLESRDTRIADVMTKENLVTAAADTDLASAQRILLENKVEKLLLVDESYHLKGLITIKDIDKNMQYPRASKDARGRLRVGAAVGVRDYERVHALIEKGVDVLIVDSAHGHTKNVLETVAEIKKRHDIEVIAGNIATKQGAIDLLKAGADAIKVGIGPGSICTTRIISGVGVPQLSAIAHAAEAVKGTDVPLIADGGIRYSGDLVKALAAGAHSVMLGGLLAGTDESPGERILYQGRSFKRYRGMGSLGAMAKGSSERYRQAADDGTGGTQKLVPEGVEGRVPYKGPINALLYQLTGGLRAGMGYLGVRTVDELRTKARFIQISPASVRENHPHDIAITQESPNYTAEHSPADIF, encoded by the coding sequence ATGCAAGACCGCATCGCCTACCGCGGAGTCACTTTCGACGACGTGCTGCTGGAACCCGCTTACAGCGAAGTGATGCCCGCCGAAGTGACCACGCAATCCCGTTTGTCGCGTCATATTCCGCTCAACATTCCGGTCATCAGTAGCCCGATGGACACCGTCACCGAAAGTGACATGGCTGTCGCGATGGCTCAAGAGGGCGGAATCGGGATCGTGCACAAGAATCTCTCGATCGAGCAGCAAGCTCTCGAGGTCGACCGTGTCAAACGCAGCGAACACGGAGTGATTGTCGATCCGGTCACATTACCCCCAGATGCGTCCGTCGGAGAGGCGGCCCGCATCATGGACGAACGCAACATTGGCGGCGTCCCGATTACGCAAAACGGTGTCCTCAAAGGGATTCTGACACGTCGCGACCTCAGATTCCTCGAATCCCGAGACACGCGAATCGCCGATGTGATGACGAAAGAGAACCTCGTCACCGCTGCCGCCGACACTGATTTGGCTTCAGCTCAACGAATTCTCTTGGAAAATAAAGTCGAGAAACTTCTCCTGGTTGACGAATCATACCATCTGAAGGGGTTAATCACGATCAAAGACATCGACAAGAATATGCAGTACCCTCGCGCGTCGAAAGATGCCCGTGGTCGGCTGCGGGTCGGTGCGGCGGTCGGGGTGCGAGACTATGAACGAGTTCACGCTCTGATTGAAAAGGGTGTGGACGTGCTCATCGTCGACAGTGCTCACGGCCACACAAAGAACGTGCTTGAAACCGTCGCGGAAATCAAGAAGCGACACGATATTGAAGTCATCGCGGGTAACATCGCGACGAAACAGGGGGCGATTGATCTACTCAAGGCTGGGGCGGATGCGATCAAGGTCGGGATTGGACCTGGTTCGATCTGCACCACGCGAATTATTTCCGGAGTGGGCGTACCGCAACTGTCGGCCATTGCTCATGCCGCCGAAGCCGTCAAAGGAACCGATGTCCCTTTGATTGCCGACGGTGGAATCCGGTACAGCGGCGATTTGGTCAAAGCACTGGCTGCAGGGGCGCATTCGGTGATGCTCGGCGGGTTACTCGCCGGAACCGACGAAAGCCCCGGCGAACGAATTTTGTACCAAGGCCGAAGTTTCAAACGGTATCGCGGCATGGGTTCGCTGGGCGCGATGGCCAAAGGAAGTAGCGAACGATATCGGCAAGCAGCAGACGATGGGACGGGGGGCACTCAAAAACTCGTTCCCGAAGGAGTTGAAGGACGAGTTCCGTACAAAGGCCCAATTAACGCTCTGCTCTACCAACTCACAGGTGGGTTGCGAGCTGGAATGGGATATTTGGGGGTACGGACGGTCGATGAACTGCGGACGAAAGCCCGCTTCATTCAGATTTCACCGGCCTCGGTGAGGGAGAACCATCCACATGACATTGCGATCACGCAAGAGTCGCCAAATTACACCGCTGAACATTCACCAGCGGACATTTTCTAA
- a CDS encoding DUF1559 family PulG-like putative transporter yields MRAQTDAKCRDGFTLLELIVILAIIGILLALLIPAVIDAREAARRTQCRGYFKHHSLALHNYLDVHGVFPPASTTNDDGERLHSWRTLILPFFEQGSLYDSLDLSKPWDDPVNAVTPNLDLQYYRCPSIELPAFHTTYLGIVGQDHAFHPTRGRPVSEFSQGLEHTGMVLEVSVDDAVPWMAPQDTDGAYLIGLTEELNFPHDHNMHLSFADGVCAPIGADMPIAERRAIVTITQDPTKNTSDADGT; encoded by the coding sequence ATGCGAGCTCAAACCGATGCGAAATGCCGTGATGGCTTCACGTTGTTGGAGTTGATCGTCATCTTGGCCATCATTGGTATTCTGCTCGCATTGTTGATTCCCGCGGTCATCGATGCCCGAGAGGCGGCCCGACGGACGCAGTGTCGCGGATACTTCAAGCATCACAGTCTTGCACTCCATAACTACTTGGATGTGCACGGTGTCTTTCCGCCCGCATCGACCACCAATGACGATGGCGAGCGGTTGCACAGTTGGCGAACGCTGATTCTGCCCTTCTTCGAACAAGGAAGCTTGTATGATTCCCTCGATCTATCCAAACCTTGGGATGACCCAGTCAATGCAGTGACGCCCAATCTCGATCTGCAATACTACCGGTGTCCGTCGATCGAACTCCCCGCCTTTCACACGACATATTTGGGAATCGTCGGTCAGGATCACGCATTTCATCCGACTCGTGGCCGGCCGGTTTCGGAATTTTCGCAAGGGTTGGAACACACCGGGATGGTGCTCGAAGTTTCTGTCGATGACGCCGTCCCGTGGATGGCACCGCAGGACACCGATGGAGCATATCTCATCGGTTTGACAGAGGAACTCAATTTCCCGCATGATCACAACATGCATCTGAGTTTCGCCGACGGAGTTTGTGCACCGATCGGGGCCGACATGCCGATCGCGGAACGACGAGCGATTGTCACCATCACCCAGGATCCTACCAAGAACACTTCGGACGCTGACGGAACTTGA
- a CDS encoding sulfatase-like hydrolase/transferase, which yields MNALRTLVALTFVIVSQSAFAAERPNIVWLSAEDISPHLGCYGDPHAITPHLDQLATEGVRYTHAFTTAGVCAPCRSGIITGMYQTTLGTQHMRGNAKLPEYVKPFPTYLRNAGYYCTNNSKQDYQFKTPKGSWDESSRKAHWRNRPDKSQPFFAVFNFTGCHESGIASKSKYESVTKDLSPDERQNAKELTTLPPYYPDTPIVREDWKRNYELITAMDAWAGDLIQQLKDDGLYENTIVWFWSDHGVGLPRAKRWLYDSGTRIPLIVRTPSNLRTDGNTEPGTVTDRLVSSIDFGPTVLNLAGVEIPQHVQGKPFLGPNQPAPREYIFGARDRMDERYDIIRMARDKRFQYIRNYEPLKTYYQYMNTPEKGATMRELRRVHAAGELGVHAEKFFAPTKPVEELYDTEADPHEVHNLADDPKYADVLKRLRDAHFDWVRRTKDTGLIAEPILVEREEELGDRYSILRQEGGDALAADVAKVSAAASDGLDALPVLKNALSHDDAAVRYWGAVGVGNIGSEAVSAKDEVANALEDDSAVVRVAAARALCRLGADQQALPVLTNVLDNGAQWERLHAAIVLDEIDDQARPVLDAMHQALKPRKNLYANGKYVVRVINRALNELEGTTRTVP from the coding sequence ATGAACGCGCTTCGAACCCTTGTTGCTCTGACCTTCGTGATTGTTTCCCAATCCGCGTTCGCGGCCGAGCGACCAAACATCGTGTGGCTTTCGGCGGAGGACATCAGTCCGCATCTGGGATGTTACGGTGATCCCCATGCGATCACGCCGCACTTGGATCAGTTGGCGACCGAAGGCGTTCGCTACACCCATGCATTCACGACGGCGGGCGTGTGTGCCCCATGTCGGAGTGGGATCATCACGGGGATGTATCAAACCACGCTCGGCACACAACACATGCGAGGCAATGCCAAGCTGCCGGAATACGTCAAACCGTTTCCCACCTATCTGCGAAACGCTGGTTACTATTGCACCAACAATTCCAAGCAAGACTACCAGTTCAAAACTCCGAAGGGTTCGTGGGACGAATCCAGCCGTAAAGCCCATTGGCGAAATCGACCGGACAAGTCGCAACCGTTCTTCGCGGTGTTCAACTTCACCGGCTGTCATGAAAGCGGGATCGCTTCAAAATCGAAGTATGAAAGCGTCACCAAAGACCTGTCACCCGATGAGCGACAGAACGCGAAAGAACTGACCACGCTGCCGCCGTATTACCCCGACACGCCGATCGTGCGGGAGGATTGGAAACGCAACTACGAACTCATCACCGCAATGGACGCCTGGGCGGGCGATCTGATTCAACAACTCAAAGATGATGGCCTTTACGAGAACACGATTGTTTGGTTCTGGTCGGATCATGGTGTCGGTTTGCCGCGAGCAAAACGGTGGTTGTACGACTCCGGCACACGGATTCCGCTCATCGTGCGGACGCCGTCGAATCTCCGGACCGATGGGAACACCGAACCGGGAACCGTGACCGATCGGCTGGTGAGTTCCATCGACTTCGGTCCGACCGTGTTGAATCTCGCGGGAGTGGAAATTCCGCAGCACGTTCAAGGAAAACCGTTTCTTGGTCCGAATCAACCCGCTCCGCGTGAGTACATTTTTGGCGCTCGGGATCGGATGGATGAACGCTACGACATCATCCGCATGGCTCGTGACAAACGCTTTCAGTACATCCGCAATTACGAACCGTTGAAGACGTATTATCAGTACATGAACACACCCGAAAAAGGAGCCACTATGCGGGAACTTCGGCGGGTGCATGCGGCGGGGGAATTGGGGGTGCACGCCGAGAAATTCTTCGCCCCGACCAAACCGGTCGAGGAACTCTACGACACCGAAGCCGACCCACACGAAGTTCACAACCTTGCGGACGATCCGAAATATGCGGACGTGCTCAAACGTCTTCGCGACGCCCATTTCGATTGGGTCAGGCGAACCAAAGACACCGGGTTGATCGCCGAACCGATTCTCGTCGAACGGGAGGAGGAATTGGGTGATCGGTATTCGATTCTGCGTCAAGAGGGTGGAGACGCCTTGGCAGCCGATGTTGCGAAAGTCTCCGCGGCGGCATCCGATGGTTTGGATGCCCTACCGGTTCTGAAAAATGCGTTGAGTCATGATGATGCTGCCGTCCGATATTGGGGGGCCGTTGGCGTGGGCAACATAGGTTCCGAGGCGGTTTCCGCCAAAGATGAGGTCGCGAATGCGTTGGAAGACGATTCCGCCGTTGTGCGGGTCGCGGCTGCCCGAGCGTTGTGCCGACTCGGTGCCGATCAGCAAGCCCTCCCCGTTCTGACCAACGTTCTGGACAACGGTGCTCAGTGGGAGCGGTTGCACGCGGCGATCGTGCTCGATGAAATTGACGACCAAGCCCGCCCCGTGCTTGATGCCATGCATCAAGCTCTGAAACCTCGCAAGAATCTCTACGCGAATGGCAAGTACGTCGTCCGTGTGATCAACCGAGCGTTGAACGAACTCGAAGGCACAACCCGGACCGTGCCGTAG
- the ypfJ gene encoding KPN_02809 family neutral zinc metallopeptidase produces MRWRGRRQSENVEDRRGSPGRRVALGGGGLGTIIIIVLVLLGVIDPRALLQMGGGGGGAPAPQNPAAQQQNQELKDFVSVVLADTEDVWNKVFPEEFGRQYREPDLVLFTQSVNSGCGYASSQVGPFYCPADQKVYLDLGFFHELSQRFGAPGDFAMAYVVAHEVGHHVQNMTEQMARSKRGESREGKNRMSVRLELQADFLAGVWAHYGQKEKKFLEPGDIEEAINAANQIGDDTLQREAQGHAVPDSFTHGTAAQRARWFRRGFETGDVSLMDELFELPYDRL; encoded by the coding sequence ATGCGATGGCGTGGACGACGGCAGAGTGAAAATGTGGAAGATCGTCGCGGTTCGCCTGGTCGCCGTGTCGCGCTCGGCGGCGGTGGATTGGGGACGATCATTATCATTGTGTTGGTGCTGCTCGGGGTGATCGACCCGCGGGCTCTATTGCAAATGGGCGGCGGTGGCGGCGGTGCACCCGCTCCCCAGAATCCGGCGGCTCAGCAACAGAACCAAGAACTTAAGGACTTCGTTAGCGTCGTTCTGGCCGACACCGAAGACGTTTGGAACAAAGTCTTCCCCGAGGAGTTCGGCCGACAATACCGCGAGCCGGACCTGGTGTTGTTTACACAGTCCGTCAATTCCGGTTGTGGGTATGCCAGTTCGCAAGTGGGGCCGTTCTACTGCCCGGCCGATCAGAAGGTGTATCTCGATCTGGGTTTCTTCCACGAACTCAGCCAGCGATTCGGGGCACCGGGGGACTTCGCGATGGCCTATGTCGTCGCCCATGAAGTCGGTCATCATGTGCAAAACATGACCGAGCAAATGGCGCGTTCCAAACGAGGCGAATCCCGCGAGGGCAAGAACCGGATGTCCGTCCGCCTGGAGTTGCAGGCCGATTTTCTCGCCGGGGTCTGGGCCCATTACGGACAGAAAGAAAAGAAATTTCTCGAACCGGGCGACATCGAAGAAGCCATCAACGCCGCCAACCAGATCGGCGACGACACCCTCCAACGCGAAGCCCAAGGCCACGCCGTACCGGATTCGTTTACGCATGGCACGGCAGCCCAACGTGCCCGTTGGTTCCGCAGAGGATTCGAAACCGGCGACGTCAGTCTCATGGATGAACTCTTTGAACTCCCTTACGATCGGTTGTAG
- a CDS encoding RtcB family protein — translation MNNNQLRKLGVPDDCIPAALTAIQAAAKAGELKSLNVKKLVRDIVSAPDQHTDHPYFGGLATSIIEDRQFEPAEPIEYRTWGEDIDQAAHAQMRQACSVPSAVGAALMPDAHVGYGLPIGGVLACENAVIPYAVGVDIACRMKLSILDMPTESLKTRFEDYRTALEKGTRFGIGAKHKRPQEHAVMDADWSITRVTRENKDKAWRQLGTSGSGNHFAEFGVFTLPVRDEELNLDAGEYVALMTHSGSRGTGASVCSTYSAIAQAKLPRKYKDLGRLAWLDLDSPEGQDYWNAMNLMGDYAAANHDVIHRLVSKLLGVDIISGVENHHNFAWKEVHDGKEVIVHRKGATPASAGELGVIPGSMADPAFVVRGTGHAASLRSASHGAGRQMSRKKAKAKFTFNAVRKDLEKKGIRILSAGADEVPGVYKDINTVMQQQADLVEIVGRFNPRIVKMCGDNSRAED, via the coding sequence ATGAACAACAATCAACTGCGTAAGCTCGGTGTGCCGGATGACTGTATTCCGGCGGCGCTCACGGCAATTCAAGCGGCCGCGAAAGCCGGTGAACTGAAATCGCTGAACGTCAAAAAACTTGTTCGCGACATTGTGAGTGCCCCCGATCAGCATACCGACCATCCCTACTTTGGCGGGTTGGCCACTTCGATCATCGAAGATCGACAATTTGAACCCGCCGAGCCGATCGAGTATCGCACCTGGGGCGAGGACATTGATCAAGCCGCCCATGCACAGATGCGGCAAGCGTGTTCCGTGCCGAGTGCCGTCGGGGCTGCATTGATGCCCGATGCGCACGTGGGTTACGGGTTGCCGATCGGTGGCGTGTTGGCCTGCGAGAACGCTGTGATTCCGTACGCAGTCGGCGTGGATATCGCGTGTCGAATGAAGCTGTCGATTTTGGATATGCCTACGGAATCCTTGAAAACCCGCTTCGAAGATTATCGCACCGCGTTGGAAAAGGGGACACGGTTCGGGATCGGGGCGAAACACAAGCGACCGCAAGAACACGCCGTGATGGATGCGGATTGGTCCATCACCCGCGTCACTCGCGAAAACAAAGACAAAGCCTGGCGACAACTTGGCACATCCGGTAGCGGGAATCACTTTGCCGAATTCGGTGTGTTCACCCTGCCCGTTCGCGATGAGGAATTGAACCTCGATGCGGGCGAATATGTCGCGTTGATGACGCACAGCGGAAGTCGCGGAACCGGGGCGTCGGTGTGTTCCACGTACTCGGCGATTGCCCAGGCAAAGTTGCCGCGAAAGTACAAAGATCTCGGTCGGCTCGCGTGGTTGGATCTCGACTCGCCCGAAGGTCAGGACTACTGGAACGCCATGAACTTGATGGGCGATTACGCGGCGGCCAATCACGATGTGATCCATCGGCTGGTTTCGAAGTTGCTCGGCGTGGACATCATTAGTGGCGTGGAGAATCACCACAACTTTGCGTGGAAGGAAGTGCACGATGGGAAGGAAGTCATCGTGCATCGCAAGGGGGCAACACCGGCGTCGGCGGGGGAACTTGGTGTGATTCCCGGTTCGATGGCCGACCCGGCATTTGTGGTTCGTGGGACTGGTCATGCAGCGAGTTTGCGGTCCGCGTCGCACGGGGCTGGTCGTCAGATGAGTCGCAAAAAAGCCAAGGCGAAGTTCACGTTCAATGCCGTCCGCAAAGACTTAGAGAAGAAAGGAATCCGCATTCTGTCCGCCGGTGCGGATGAAGTTCCGGGTGTCTACAAGGACATTAATACGGTGATGCAGCAACAAGCCGATTTGGTGGAAATTGTCGGCCGCTTCAATCCGCGAATTGTCAAAATGTGTGGTGACAACAGCCGCGCGGAGGACTGA
- a CDS encoding GNAT family N-acetyltransferase: MTQADSPKLHDVTVYYLEMLSRPELSLEPPRDGLTVIHAVNPSVPYYRFLYNAVGENYRWLSRRKLSDEELTEIIHDPLDDVLVLHLDGTPIGFAEICRREPANIELVQFGLMPDWHGQGIGSWFLRWVIDKIWQGSPQRFWLHTCTFDHPAALAMYQKAGFVLYDEKQIQREY; this comes from the coding sequence ATGACACAAGCCGACTCGCCGAAACTTCACGATGTCACCGTGTACTACCTGGAGATGCTGTCTCGACCGGAACTCTCGTTGGAGCCGCCGCGTGACGGGCTGACGGTGATTCATGCGGTGAATCCGTCGGTTCCGTATTACCGATTTCTCTACAACGCGGTTGGGGAGAACTATCGCTGGCTGAGTCGTCGAAAACTCTCGGATGAGGAACTCACGGAGATCATCCATGATCCGCTCGATGACGTTCTCGTGTTGCATCTCGACGGTACACCGATCGGCTTCGCGGAAATCTGCCGACGGGAACCAGCGAACATAGAACTCGTGCAATTCGGACTCATGCCCGATTGGCATGGGCAGGGAATTGGCTCCTGGTTTTTGCGGTGGGTGATCGACAAGATTTGGCAAGGTTCGCCGCAACGGTTCTGGCTTCATACGTGCACTTTCGACCATCCGGCCGCTTTGGCGATGTACCAGAAAGCGGGCTTCGTGCTCTACGACGAAAAACAAATCCAGCGGGAATATTGA
- a CDS encoding porin family protein, whose amino-acid sequence MHRLLRSADIICLIAAGLLIAWSPANVFGEDVKSQTEWFEAGYDNGLFLHALQDNGHSFALKSNVRGQFRYSAFIPNSDVPPPLVQTESNNESRSAFDVERARLLFSGHAFDPDLTFFTQIDGDTDGDQTLEFLDYWVANRRNEHLTLLVGRRRVPGVRQWLLSSMNTRLVDRPVPVDFFRPGRTVGLWAFGKIVDDLHYETMVGNGYRTSNLASGEFGEGFVVAGQVRWTPLAEFGVGVTDFEYHDELAVALGQTLTFSSQNDRRLGETSLPEVDTVREINGVRLAEAFAMFGRVTGYDVTVYSVDAAFKYRGWSMNGEYIFRSIGDLHTQSGLSPSVVIDQHGFYLEGGKFLIPQRLDVNARISKVFGRLGSAYEYACGLNYFPTSDRRIKLSMDATRLIDVPLQNPSSDINVGDNGVLIRTQLQLMF is encoded by the coding sequence GTGCATCGTTTGCTTCGATCTGCGGACATCATCTGCCTGATTGCAGCGGGTCTCCTCATCGCCTGGTCTCCAGCCAACGTATTCGGCGAAGACGTCAAATCGCAGACGGAATGGTTCGAAGCGGGCTACGATAACGGCCTCTTCCTACATGCTTTGCAGGACAACGGACATTCATTCGCGCTGAAGTCCAACGTTCGTGGACAGTTTCGCTACTCGGCATTCATACCGAACAGCGATGTTCCACCGCCGCTGGTGCAGACGGAATCGAATAACGAAAGCCGAAGTGCTTTCGATGTGGAACGAGCGAGGCTCTTGTTCTCCGGCCATGCATTTGATCCCGATTTGACGTTCTTCACGCAAATCGATGGCGACACGGACGGCGACCAAACTCTCGAATTCCTAGACTATTGGGTCGCCAATCGCAGAAACGAACACCTCACACTGTTGGTTGGTCGGCGACGCGTTCCCGGTGTCCGGCAGTGGTTATTGAGTTCAATGAACACGCGATTGGTCGATCGCCCCGTGCCCGTGGACTTCTTCCGTCCCGGCCGAACAGTCGGGCTTTGGGCATTCGGAAAAATCGTTGACGACCTGCACTACGAAACAATGGTCGGGAACGGCTATCGCACGTCGAATTTGGCGTCGGGGGAGTTTGGCGAAGGGTTCGTGGTCGCGGGGCAGGTTCGCTGGACGCCGCTCGCGGAATTCGGCGTTGGCGTGACGGATTTTGAATACCACGATGAACTGGCGGTGGCTCTCGGTCAAACGCTGACGTTCTCATCCCAGAACGATCGACGCTTGGGAGAAACGTCGTTGCCGGAAGTGGACACGGTCCGCGAAATCAACGGTGTTCGCCTTGCGGAAGCGTTCGCAATGTTCGGCCGAGTGACAGGTTACGACGTGACCGTTTACTCCGTCGATGCCGCTTTCAAGTATCGCGGTTGGAGCATGAATGGCGAGTACATCTTTCGATCCATCGGAGATCTGCACACACAATCGGGGCTTTCACCGTCCGTGGTGATTGATCAGCACGGGTTCTATCTCGAAGGTGGAAAGTTTTTGATTCCGCAACGTCTAGACGTCAACGCTCGCATCTCGAAAGTTTTTGGCCGACTCGGTTCCGCGTACGAGTACGCCTGCGGTCTCAACTACTTCCCAACGAGCGATCGCCGCATCAAACTCTCGATGGATGCCACCCGGCTGATCGACGTTCCCTTGCAAAACCCGAGCAGCGACATCAACGTCGGCGACAACGGCGTGTTGATTCGCACGCAATTGCAACTGATGTTCTGA
- a CDS encoding endonuclease/exonuclease/phosphatase family protein, with the protein MRVLSYNIHKGIGGRDRLYRLERIIEVIEEENPDLICLQEVDSNVRRSKHHDQPQILADYFKFDAAMFQLNVKLKTGGYGNLLLSRWPIESQHQISLRLKKRKPRGAQSAVIQSPEGPFQLINWHLGLLEQERRWQVKHFLDHEICQECCELPAMVIGDFNDWRNTLANAVFAHGNFTQVTAPVSRFRSFPAYMAVGSLDKAFVRGDVHIRHAKIVRTRMSKVASDHLPLVIDFHIGEDALEKIAHSKPSDSE; encoded by the coding sequence ATGCGGGTATTGAGTTACAACATTCACAAAGGAATTGGCGGACGCGATCGGTTGTACCGGTTGGAGCGAATCATCGAGGTGATCGAGGAAGAGAATCCCGATTTGATTTGTCTTCAGGAAGTTGATTCCAACGTGCGACGATCCAAGCACCATGATCAACCGCAGATTCTGGCGGACTATTTCAAATTCGATGCCGCCATGTTTCAGTTGAATGTGAAGCTCAAGACGGGAGGCTATGGCAACTTGCTCCTCTCGCGGTGGCCGATCGAATCTCAGCACCAAATTTCACTTCGGCTGAAAAAACGAAAGCCCCGCGGGGCGCAGTCCGCCGTGATTCAATCGCCCGAGGGACCGTTTCAGTTGATCAATTGGCATCTTGGACTGTTGGAACAGGAACGTCGTTGGCAGGTCAAGCATTTTCTCGACCACGAGATTTGCCAGGAATGCTGCGAACTGCCGGCGATGGTCATTGGCGACTTCAACGATTGGCGAAACACCCTCGCCAATGCGGTCTTTGCCCACGGGAATTTTACCCAAGTGACCGCACCAGTTTCGCGATTTCGGTCCTTCCCGGCGTATATGGCGGTCGGATCGTTGGATAAAGCTTTCGTCCGGGGCGACGTTCACATTCGGCACGCGAAGATTGTTCGGACACGGATGTCGAAAGTGGCGTCGGACCATTTGCCGCTGGTCATCGACTTTCACATCGGCGAAGACGCACTCGAGAAAATCGCCCACTCCAAACCCTCCGATTCTGAGTGA